The Cryptomeria japonica chromosome 9, Sugi_1.0, whole genome shotgun sequence DNA segment TCTTTTGATAGATTTGGAGCCTAGAGTTATAAATGGCATTCAAAATAGTGACTACCGAAATTTTTACAATCATGAAAACATATATTTATCTGATCTTGAAGGAGGAGCAGGAAATAACTGGGCAAGCGGATATCACCAGGTTCATCACTCATTGAATGATTCCCTATTAAGTTGTATGTTGTGTTTTTATATTGTCATCCCAGAAGTTGTAATTGTTCTAATTGTAAGAAATTTACAAATTGTATCATCAGCTGTGTTTGTTTGTAGTCTAGTAATCTTCCATTGACTTGGATTC contains these protein-coding regions:
- the LOC131034477 gene encoding uncharacterized protein LOC131034477 isoform X1 codes for the protein MIKHIGYKCIEKACELFHQEKGALRTWEARRSKTTPTDLWISQQAPVIQGDDRKVVFFNQVDYEHYIPRALLIDLEPRVINGIQNSDYRNFYNHENIYLSDLEGGAGNNWASGYHQVHHSLNDSLLSCMLCFYIVIPEVVIVLIVRNLQIVSSAVFVCSLVIFH